The uncultured Desulfuromonas sp. genome has a segment encoding these proteins:
- a CDS encoding ABC transporter substrate-binding protein, producing the protein MRHLLLRVAIVLMVLVAFPCVARSSQRTHGDAPPQRIYGTAPPITNLLYVLGGEGLIAINAPLRNPSNSADERFLSERFRRLPVLGGWHGNRHPNLEEVLRQQPDLIVSWDTPLLQGKVDGDLDRIGMKALAVNIDDTANYPQVFRQLGAAIGRAERGEQLAAWAQREVDDLQHFVASIPSAKRVRVYYAEGRDGLQTECAGSFHAEPLRYAGGRNVHQGHQTTVMGLQSISMEQLLAYDPDVIIVQNPLWYRELFNDRLWQQLTAVRKGRVALVPKTPFNWLDRPPSFMRLIGGHWLAAQFYPQRYPYDVKEKARAFFQLFFGVQLNDDELTRMMFPPATRALGEGGRA; encoded by the coding sequence ATGCGTCATCTGCTCCTGCGTGTCGCTATCGTGTTGATGGTGTTGGTGGCGTTTCCCTGTGTGGCTCGCTCCTCCCAGCGGACCCACGGGGACGCCCCACCACAGCGGATTTACGGTACGGCGCCACCGATCACCAATCTGCTCTATGTGTTGGGCGGCGAGGGACTGATTGCCATCAATGCACCGCTGCGCAATCCGTCCAACAGCGCGGATGAGCGTTTTTTGAGTGAACGGTTTCGCCGGCTGCCGGTGCTCGGCGGCTGGCACGGCAACCGCCATCCCAATCTTGAAGAGGTGCTGCGTCAGCAGCCGGATCTGATTGTCAGTTGGGATACGCCGTTGTTGCAGGGCAAAGTTGATGGCGATCTGGACCGAATCGGGATGAAGGCGCTGGCGGTGAATATTGATGATACCGCCAACTATCCGCAGGTGTTCCGTCAGCTCGGTGCGGCCATCGGTCGCGCCGAGCGCGGTGAGCAACTTGCCGCCTGGGCACAGCGGGAGGTGGACGACCTGCAGCATTTTGTCGCGTCGATTCCGTCTGCAAAGCGGGTGCGGGTCTATTACGCCGAAGGGCGTGACGGGCTGCAGACGGAATGTGCCGGGTCCTTTCACGCCGAACCGTTGCGTTATGCCGGGGGACGTAATGTCCATCAGGGGCACCAGACCACGGTGATGGGCCTGCAGAGCATCAGTATGGAGCAGCTGTTGGCCTATGATCCCGACGTGATTATCGTGCAAAACCCGCTGTGGTATCGCGAGCTGTTTAACGATCGGTTGTGGCAACAGTTGACGGCGGTGCGCAAGGGCCGCGTGGCGCTGGTGCCGAAAACCCCGTTCAACTGGCTGGACCGGCCGCCGTCGTTCATGCGTCTGATCGGCGGCCACTGGCTGGCGGCGCAGTTTTACCCGCAGCGCTATCCCTATGATGTCAAAGAAAAGGCCAGAGCGTTTTTTCAACTGTTTTTCGGCGTGCAACTGAACGATGACGAATTGACGCGCATGATGTTTCCGCCGGCAACCCGGGCGCTTGGCGAAGGAGGAAGGGCGTGA
- a CDS encoding DUF4242 domain-containing protein, translating to MPKFVVEREIPSIGQVSAEELQAIARKSREVLTEMGPSIQWVESYVSGDKIFCVYIAESEQQILDHAAQGGFPANRICQIETMIDPTTAE from the coding sequence ATGCCAAAATTTGTTGTAGAACGAGAGATTCCTTCCATTGGTCAGGTGTCGGCCGAAGAACTGCAGGCCATCGCGCGTAAATCCCGTGAGGTTCTCACCGAGATGGGACCGTCGATCCAATGGGTGGAAAGCTATGTCAGCGGAGATAAGATTTTCTGCGTTTATATTGCTGAAAGTGAGCAGCAGATTCTTGATCATGCCGCTCAAGGCGGTTTTCCCGCCAACCGGATTTGTCAGATCGAAACCATGATTGACCCAACCACCGCCGAATAA
- a CDS encoding MotA/TolQ/ExbB proton channel family protein, whose protein sequence is MTVSDSLLQMFLGGGDFVLYILLALSVVTLGVILERLYAFMLLRRRYGQLSRRDLLLFGQKRLTVLATLGNNAPFIGLFGTVLGVIKAFHDLHLQEGSGIKVVMGGISEALVATAMGLLVAIPAVIAYNAFSKTLQTWLLLRQNDE, encoded by the coding sequence ATGACGGTCAGTGATTCTTTATTGCAGATGTTTCTCGGTGGCGGCGATTTCGTTCTTTACATTCTGCTGGCGCTCAGTGTGGTGACTCTGGGCGTGATCCTTGAACGGCTGTATGCGTTTATGCTTCTGCGTCGCCGCTATGGTCAGTTGAGCAGACGCGACCTGCTTCTGTTCGGCCAGAAGCGGCTGACGGTTCTCGCCACCCTCGGCAACAACGCGCCGTTTATCGGTTTGTTCGGCACCGTGCTCGGCGTCATCAAAGCGTTCCACGATCTTCATCTGCAGGAAGGATCGGGTATCAAGGTGGTCATGGGCGGGATTTCCGAAGCCCTGGTGGCCACGGCCATGGGCCTGCTGGTGGCCATTCCCGCGGTCATCGCCTACAACGCTTTTTCCAAGACGCTGCAAACCTGGCTGTTGTTGAGGCAGAACGATGAATAA
- a CDS encoding TonB-dependent receptor, translating to MKLLSTLFISLTTVMMVLSAVGSVLADDSVVLDPVKITESVPVTKTLAEPKKTIAVSKEPVQPVSLTEALDKEFFVEFQKSGEYSSEPYIRGRGTKGVPVYLEGMRLNTGHNDSTNLFNLIDVETVEVYRGPSGATLGMGAMSGAVVVKFSDPEFADSADFVTSGFFKAKTSMFSTSGTSAALGGRAYNDRFNIAVSGGLSDYDDYEDGDGDDVEHSQYETSNYNVRMAVKLTDDSYVYVRYMKDKADSEDPFSRYQNNGVWFYTDRPNDDGETLFIGYKDAELGGLQNVHLQLFGSDLHYDMNMKKEAAIPEVRELFRDSETRGGKLSAQKELGNHLLSFAGSYTKMEITNGVRMFNGATQSWGNWMSAFGITDGEISSTMVNVADDMVYGKAFFTVAAGYEFVRRKVHSNVNSTALSGLVPSELLGQVQQKDTDERDHLLSVSATAGYEFCSAFIPYVKLSNASRTPYFNESYGNNPNNGSQVPNQDLDNESVWGVDVGFDGRIGGLYYTSAFYYQDYTDYIELVQTGYRTNAGLPIKRYVNLDDATVYGVEALLGYDFGADLFVEAAYLYTYGKNEMDDQPLAYIAPQKLTLTVGQQRDTGLSWYIEEVMVDEQDRISTVNGEVETSGYALTNLAVSYAFADMGWMKAPVVAFELNNVLDRDYRQHLDKVSSTSWYLPDEAGINGVLSVQVGF from the coding sequence ATGAAACTTTTATCCACGTTATTTATCTCTCTGACCACAGTGATGATGGTCCTGAGTGCTGTCGGAAGTGTTTTGGCCGACGACAGCGTTGTTCTTGATCCCGTCAAGATCACCGAGTCGGTTCCGGTAACTAAGACGCTGGCGGAACCCAAAAAAACGATTGCCGTCAGCAAAGAACCGGTGCAGCCGGTGTCTCTCACCGAAGCCCTCGACAAGGAATTTTTTGTTGAATTCCAGAAGTCCGGTGAGTACAGCTCCGAACCTTATATCCGCGGGCGCGGCACCAAGGGGGTGCCGGTTTATCTGGAAGGGATGCGTCTCAACACGGGTCATAATGACTCGACCAATCTGTTCAACCTGATCGACGTGGAGACTGTGGAAGTCTATCGCGGTCCCAGTGGGGCAACACTGGGTATGGGCGCTATGAGTGGTGCCGTGGTGGTCAAATTCAGTGATCCCGAGTTTGCCGACAGTGCCGATTTTGTCACCAGCGGTTTCTTCAAGGCCAAAACATCGATGTTTTCCACCTCCGGCACTTCAGCCGCTCTGGGGGGACGTGCCTACAATGATCGCTTCAATATCGCGGTGAGTGGCGGCCTGTCCGATTACGACGATTATGAAGACGGCGACGGCGATGACGTTGAACACTCCCAATACGAAACGTCCAATTACAATGTCCGCATGGCGGTGAAGCTCACCGACGACAGTTACGTCTATGTTCGTTACATGAAGGACAAGGCGGATTCCGAAGACCCGTTTTCCCGTTACCAGAATAACGGTGTCTGGTTTTATACCGACCGCCCCAACGATGACGGGGAGACCCTGTTCATCGGCTACAAAGACGCCGAACTCGGTGGCCTGCAGAACGTTCATCTGCAACTGTTCGGCAGCGATCTTCACTACGACATGAACATGAAAAAGGAAGCGGCTATTCCCGAGGTGCGTGAGTTGTTCCGTGACAGCGAAACCCGTGGTGGCAAGCTTTCGGCACAAAAAGAACTCGGCAACCACCTGCTGTCGTTCGCCGGCAGCTATACGAAGATGGAAATCACCAACGGCGTGCGCATGTTTAACGGTGCCACGCAGAGTTGGGGCAATTGGATGAGCGCATTCGGCATCACCGATGGCGAGATCAGCTCCACCATGGTCAACGTGGCCGACGACATGGTTTACGGTAAGGCGTTTTTCACTGTTGCGGCCGGGTATGAGTTTGTTCGCCGCAAGGTGCATTCCAACGTCAACTCAACGGCTTTGTCCGGTCTGGTACCATCGGAACTGCTGGGTCAGGTGCAACAGAAAGACACCGATGAACGTGATCATCTGCTGTCGGTCAGTGCGACGGCCGGGTATGAATTTTGTTCAGCCTTTATCCCCTATGTGAAACTTTCCAATGCCAGTCGTACGCCGTACTTTAACGAATCCTACGGCAACAACCCCAACAACGGTTCTCAGGTGCCCAATCAGGATCTCGACAACGAAAGTGTCTGGGGTGTTGACGTCGGCTTTGATGGCCGTATCGGCGGCCTTTACTACACCAGTGCTTTTTATTACCAGGATTACACCGACTACATTGAACTGGTCCAGACCGGGTACCGGACCAATGCCGGGTTGCCCATCAAGCGCTATGTCAATCTCGACGATGCCACGGTTTACGGGGTTGAAGCCCTGCTCGGTTACGACTTTGGCGCGGATCTGTTTGTCGAAGCCGCCTATCTGTACACCTACGGCAAAAACGAAATGGATGACCAACCTCTGGCCTACATCGCTCCGCAAAAGCTGACTCTGACCGTTGGGCAGCAACGTGACACCGGTCTGAGCTGGTACATCGAGGAGGTCATGGTTGACGAGCAGGATCGCATCTCCACGGTCAACGGCGAAGTGGAAACCTCCGGTTACGCCCTGACCAATCTGGCCGTCAGCTACGCCTTTGCCGATATGGGTTGGATGAAAGCGCCGGTGGTGGCGTTTGAACTGAACAACGTTCTCGACCGTGACTATCGCCAGCATCTCGACAAAGTGTCGTCGACCTCCTGGTATCTGCCCGATGAGGCCGGGATCAACGGCGTGCTGTCGGTTCAGGTCGGATTTTAA